Proteins encoded in a region of the Dreissena polymorpha isolate Duluth1 chromosome 6, UMN_Dpol_1.0, whole genome shotgun sequence genome:
- the LOC127834311 gene encoding uncharacterized protein LOC127834311 produces the protein MFEMARYVIFALSICFSLNGVVRCGCVEDLQKDPQANDCMRGYVTYLQQSAKNGVGILNIVGMLCSAEGQAAISCVYDFIARCPEMIESQGLGSIPPREQIKAMCKMPPGLGDLFDTKCRVAANCLTESGSNRDFPDWLEEPEEPETLFIYVQKLMQPICGVFSEMFACVTPDVETECPSVAEQVRNISALGQEKMQPHFPSFETLRMLTKERCPQLPNDFGTSRCVHDKLQEQSYVDCIKVVNKQFTTSSEKMSCVAVDQRLACLSDALVLKCGKEYYDGIVNNAQYFFTDEPLTCDRNLAAIVQVSLITFFMSCLILLILY, from the exons ATGTTCGAGATGGCGCGATATGTGATATTCGCCCTGAGTATTT GCTTCTCCCTGAACGGCGTGGTCCGCTGTGGCTGCGTTGAGGACTTGCAGAAAGACCCGCAGGCAAATGACTGCATGAGGGGATACGTGACGTATTTACAGCAGTCCGCAAAGAACGGCGTAGGCATTCTCAACATTGTGGGCATGCTATGCAG CGCAGAGGGACAGGCAGCCATTAGTTGCGTGTATGACTTCATAGCCCGATGTCCTGAGATGATTGAAAGTCAGGGTCTAGGTTCAATACCACCACGAGAGCAAATTAAAGCCATGTGTAAAATGCCACCTGGACTCGGGGATTTGTTCG ATACGAAATGCCGGGTCGCTGCAAATTGCCTCACTGAAAGTGGTTCTAACAGAGATTTTCCAGATTGGCTCGAAGAACCGGAGGAGCCGGAAACACTATTCATATATGTCCAGAAATTGATGCAACCAATTTGTGG TGTTTTTTCGGAGATGTTCGCTTGCGTTACACCTGACGTTGAGACTGAATGCCCATCGGTTGCGGAACAAGTTCGCAATATTTCTGCTTTAGGTCAGGAGAAAATGCAGCCGCATTTCCCGTCTTTCGAGACCCTACGGATGCTTACAAAGGAACGCTGTCCACAGTTGCCCAACG ATTTCGGCACATCTCGATGCGTACATGACAAACTTCAAGAACAGAGTTACGTAGACTGCATTAAAGTGGTGAATAAACAATTTACAACCTCTTCGGAGAAGATGTCTTGCGT TGCTGTTGATCAGCGCCTGGCCTGTCTCTCTGACGCATTGGTCCTAAAATGCGGGAAGGAATACTACGACGGTATTGTCAACAACGCCCAATACTTCTTCACTGACGAGCCGCTCACCTGTGACCGCAACTTGGCGGCCATTGTTCAAGTGTCCCTGATTACTTTTTTCATGAGTTGCTTGATCTTATTGATTTTATACTAA